A genomic region of Raphanus sativus cultivar WK10039 chromosome 6, ASM80110v3, whole genome shotgun sequence contains the following coding sequences:
- the LOC108806938 gene encoding heavy metal-associated isoprenylated plant protein 5: MGEKQEGAKVEQENKAANVVSTETTDNKPKSGGGDAAAAPAAAAASPFVYKVDMHCEGCAKKIKRMVKHFTGVKDVTVDMGGNKLMVVGKIDPVKLQEKLEERMKRKVVLTNPPPPSPLKVDASAAPAAVGEKKDAGVDKAAAPSPPPPAAPKESSVALKIRLHCEGCIQKIKKIILKIKGVQMVAIDAAKDMVTVKGTMDVKELVPLLTKRLKRTVEPLLPAKKDDGAAPPASKKEVPAAAANEAKKEGSEVVEKKKESGDNKKEEAADGGEKKKEAGDAGEKKKETGDGGEKKKEVGDGEKKESGGVGGGGAPVAMVNKMDYYGYSYPTAPMYWQEGHTYGQSYSIEGQTYPVGGQSYPGSGYNYSSDSYYMPYSHQNMNTPPGMFSDENPNGCSVM, from the exons ATGGGAGAG AAACAAGAAGGTGCCAAGGTTGAACAAGAGAATAAGGCCGCCAACGTAGTCTCTACTGAGACAACCGACAACAAGCCAAAGAGCGGCGGAGGAGATGCAGCCGCAGCCCCGGCCGCGGCCGCTGCCTCTCCCTTTGTTTACAAAGTGGATATGCACTGCGAAGGCTGCGCAAAGAAGATCAAGCGAATGGTGAAGCACTTCACCGGAGTTAAAGATGTAACGGTGGATATGGGTGGGAACAAGCTCATGGTGGTGGGAAAGATCGATCCGGTTAAACTCCAGGAGAAGTTGGAGGAGAGAATGAAGAGGAAGGTGGTACTGacaaacccaccaccaccatcaccgCTGAAAGTAGACGCATCTGCCGCTCCCGCCGCCGTTGGGGAGAAGAAAGACGCCGGTGTAGATAAGGCGGCAGCTCCTAGTCCTCCTCCACCGGCTGCTCCCAAAGAG AGCTCGGTGGCTTTAAAGATCAGACTTCATTGCGAGGGATGTATTcagaaaatcaagaaaataataCTGAAAATCAAAG GCGTCCAAATGGTGGCTATTGATGCAGCCAAAGACATGGTGACTGTGAAAGGAACGATGGACGTTAAAGAACTTGTGCCTCTACTCACTAAAAGGCTCAAACGAACCGTCGAGCCTCTTCTCCCAGCCAAAAAAGATGACGGTGCCGCCCCTCCCGCCTCAAAGAAAGAAGTCCCAGCCGCTGCAGCTAACGAAGCAAAGAAGGAAGGAAGTGAAGTcgtagagaagaagaaagagagtggCGATAATAAGAAAGAAGAGGCTGCAGACGgtggagagaagaagaaagaggctGGAGACGCcggagaaaagaagaaagagactGGTGATGgtggagagaagaagaaagaggttgGAGACGGTGAGAAGAAGGAAAGTGGCGGCGTAGGAGGAGGAGGTGCGCCGGTGGCAATGGTGAATAAAATGGATTATTATGGTTACTCATATCCAACGGCTCCAATGTATTGGCAAGAAGGACACACGTATGGCCAGAGTTACTCGATTGAAGGACAGACTTATCCGGTGGGTGGTCAGAGTTATCCAGGTTCAGGATACAATTACTCGAGTGATAGTTACTACATGCCATACTCGCATCAAAATATGAACACGCCTCCTGGAATGTTCAGCGACGAGAACCCTAATGGTTGCTCTGTTATGTAA
- the LOC108813630 gene encoding TSL-kinase interacting protein 1 isoform X1, translating to MLKNLWAMQAEKEVSLSTQGPVEEGLISNQNSNPNIASSASISVAQFPAKKPTRQWAAWTHQEEESFFTALRQVGKNFAKITSRVQSKNKDQVRHYYYRLVRRMNKLLGPELSLDAKNPKDTNAAMLRWWSLLEKYSCKASKLHLKPRRFKLFLEALEHQLLKDRRKSSRKRACHGESFSSASLGNISSHSRERGLDNSPFKLILCDSQNVRPGRASTKHGESLGVRIGDEKEDTAVGRCGRRRKQVGLRKWEKAAIDGVSLVADAAEHLERTSIDKDMDVQKDLGPTRYLTGKSPLSLPSSGEVPLNDANMLFSAKLKLQLFPIDESTRRSLEVDKHNPHLELTLSNRKKISSVLEHLNRKWGSSSCACGELMLFPYNARKETLPLHQRWTNDSFLSAAEVYSMVGRPSLFRLRYGWFVQDASGSFISQVPTSASYPSLEDNMNVDDANEVNMLLTESGPLSKHSTSEQATSVVCAAGDRPAETRDNYEPASATISPFEPLSSGNALSAGAWADSLTNISIGDLLSEAPDDIDSDCVDPPANEGSHCLLRDVSFASDSFDAAIAAHILRHQNKPSGLVSMTCGSSSLWDDEDTRDAFSFQKNRHAKSSPGGIGRVNGELTQVVEAKSGDEGPCNLPDQQGDPMEEGPTDPHTIDSPGKTIYGLADVYWPDSLGPLDLDIRSSKYTEDLNLSDSLGGLSRLIATSLDAFQNCSLFGFDSKKDKSNMV from the exons ATGCTTAAAAACCTTTGGGCAATGCAAGCTGAGAAGGAGGTGTCGTTGAGCACTCAAGGTCCTGTAGAAGAGGGCCTCATATCAAACCAGAACAGCAACCCTAATATAGCCTCTTCTGCTTCTATCAGTGTTGCTCAGTTTCCTG CTAAGAAGCCGACAAGGCAATGGGCTGCTTGGACGCATCAAGAAGAGGAAAGTTTCTTCACTGCCCTTCGTCAAGTTGGAAAG AACTTTGCGAAGATTACTTCTCGTGTCCAAAGCAAAAACAAGGACCAG GTTAGACATTACTATTATCGTCTAGTCAGGCGTATGAACAAACTTCTGGGTCCGGAACTGAGTCTTGATGCCAAAAACCCAAAGGACACAAATGCTGCAATGCTACGATG GTGGTCTTTACTGGAAAAGTACAGTTGCAAAGCTTCAAAACTTCACCTTAAACCCCGGAGATTCAAGCTATTCTTAGAGGCCTTG GAACACCAATTGCTGAAAGACCGCAGAAAAAGCTCAAGAAAGCGGGCTTGCCATGGAGAAAGTTTCTCTTCGGCCTCCCTTGGAAACATCTCAAGTCATAGCAGGGAAAGAGGATTGGATAACAGTCCATTTAAACTGATTCTTTGCGACAGCCAAAATGTTAGGCCTGGGAGAGCATCTACCAAACATGGTGAAAGCCTAGGTGTTAGGATTGGGGATGAAAAAGAAGATACAGCCGTTGGAAGATGTGGAAGGCGACGAAAGCAAG TAGGTTTAAGAAAATGGGAAAAGGCTGCAATAGATGGGGTCTCTTTGGTTGCTGATGCTGCAGAACACTTGGAACGAACATCAATCGACAAAGATATGGATGTCCAAAAAG ACTTAGGCCCCACAAGATATTTAACAGGAAAGTCTCCACTTTCTCTACCCTCCTCTGGTGAGGTTCCTCTCAATGATGCCAACATGCTATTTTCTGCCAAGTTGAAACTTCAGTTGTTCCCAATTGATGAATCTACAAGAAGATCCTTGGAAGTG GACAAGCACAATCCGCATCTGGAACTTACTCTAAGTAATCGCAAGAAGATATCTTCTGTGCTGGAGCATCTCAACCGCAAATGGGGAAGTTCAAGTTGTGCATGTGGAGAGCTAATGCTGTTCCCTTACAATGCAAGGAAAGAAACTCTACCTTTGCATCAGAGGTGGACTAATGACTCATTTCTAAGCGCAGCAGAAGTGTATTCAATGGTTGGACGTCCCTCGCTTTTCCGCTTAAG GTATGGCTGGTTCGTCCAGGATGCATCAGGTTCTTTTATTTCTCAGGTTCCAACTTCAGCTTCTTATCCTTCACTCGAGGATAACATGAATGTGGATGATGCGAATGAGGTCAACATGCTCCTTACTGAATCAGGACCCTTATCTAAGCATTCAACTTCTGAGCAAGCAACATCTGTAGTATGTGCCGCGGGTGATCGTCCTGCCGAAACTAGAGATAATTATGAACCTGCTTCGGCTACTATTTCTCCATTTGAGCCTTTAAGCAGCGGTAATGCACTATCAGCAGGAGCATGGGCTGATAGTCTTACCAACATAAGTATAGGTGATCTACTCTCCGAAGCGCCTGATGACATAGATAGTGATTGTGTGGATCCACCCGCCAACGAGGGTTCACATTGCCTCCTTCGAGATGTCTCATTTGCCTCCGACTCTTTCGATGCTGCAATTGCTGCTCACATACTAAGACACCAGAACAAGCCAAGTGGTCTAGTATCGATGACTTGTGGCTCTTCATCTCTATGGGATGATGAAGATACACGTGATGCCTTCTCTTTCCAGAAGAACCGCCATGCAAAGTCTTCTCCTGGAGGTATTGGCAGAGTAAATGGAGAGCTTACTCAAGTAGTGGAG GCAAAATCTGGTGATGAGGGGCCTTGTAACCTTCCTGATCAGCAGGGAGATCCAATGGAAGAGGGTCCAACAGATCCTCATACGATTGACTCTCCAGGGAAGACCATTTATGGGCTTGCGGATGTTTATTGG CCGGACTCGTTAGGACCACTGGACCTAGACATTAGATCTTCAAAGTACACAGAAGATTTGAACCTCAGTGACAGCCTCGGGGGTTTGAGCCGTCTGATAGCGACTAGCCTTGATGCGTTTCAAAACTGTTCGCTTTTTGGATTCGACAGCAAGAAGGATAAGTCTAACATGGTCTGA
- the LOC108813630 gene encoding TSL-kinase interacting protein 1 isoform X2 — MLKNLWAMQAEKEVSLSTQGPVEEGLISNQNSNPNIASSASISVAQFPAKKPTRQWAAWTHQEEESFFTALRQVGKNFAKITSRVQSKNKDQVRHYYYRLVRRMNKLLGPELSLDAKNPKDTNAAMLRWWSLLEKYSCKASKLHLKPRRFKLFLEALEHQLLKDRRKSSRKRACHGESFSSASLGNISSHSRERGLDNSPFKLILCDSQNVRPGRASTKHGESLGVRIGDEKEDTAVGRCGRRRKQGLRKWEKAAIDGVSLVADAAEHLERTSIDKDMDVQKDLGPTRYLTGKSPLSLPSSGEVPLNDANMLFSAKLKLQLFPIDESTRRSLEVDKHNPHLELTLSNRKKISSVLEHLNRKWGSSSCACGELMLFPYNARKETLPLHQRWTNDSFLSAAEVYSMVGRPSLFRLRYGWFVQDASGSFISQVPTSASYPSLEDNMNVDDANEVNMLLTESGPLSKHSTSEQATSVVCAAGDRPAETRDNYEPASATISPFEPLSSGNALSAGAWADSLTNISIGDLLSEAPDDIDSDCVDPPANEGSHCLLRDVSFASDSFDAAIAAHILRHQNKPSGLVSMTCGSSSLWDDEDTRDAFSFQKNRHAKSSPGGIGRVNGELTQVVEAKSGDEGPCNLPDQQGDPMEEGPTDPHTIDSPGKTIYGLADVYWPDSLGPLDLDIRSSKYTEDLNLSDSLGGLSRLIATSLDAFQNCSLFGFDSKKDKSNMV, encoded by the exons ATGCTTAAAAACCTTTGGGCAATGCAAGCTGAGAAGGAGGTGTCGTTGAGCACTCAAGGTCCTGTAGAAGAGGGCCTCATATCAAACCAGAACAGCAACCCTAATATAGCCTCTTCTGCTTCTATCAGTGTTGCTCAGTTTCCTG CTAAGAAGCCGACAAGGCAATGGGCTGCTTGGACGCATCAAGAAGAGGAAAGTTTCTTCACTGCCCTTCGTCAAGTTGGAAAG AACTTTGCGAAGATTACTTCTCGTGTCCAAAGCAAAAACAAGGACCAG GTTAGACATTACTATTATCGTCTAGTCAGGCGTATGAACAAACTTCTGGGTCCGGAACTGAGTCTTGATGCCAAAAACCCAAAGGACACAAATGCTGCAATGCTACGATG GTGGTCTTTACTGGAAAAGTACAGTTGCAAAGCTTCAAAACTTCACCTTAAACCCCGGAGATTCAAGCTATTCTTAGAGGCCTTG GAACACCAATTGCTGAAAGACCGCAGAAAAAGCTCAAGAAAGCGGGCTTGCCATGGAGAAAGTTTCTCTTCGGCCTCCCTTGGAAACATCTCAAGTCATAGCAGGGAAAGAGGATTGGATAACAGTCCATTTAAACTGATTCTTTGCGACAGCCAAAATGTTAGGCCTGGGAGAGCATCTACCAAACATGGTGAAAGCCTAGGTGTTAGGATTGGGGATGAAAAAGAAGATACAGCCGTTGGAAGATGTGGAAGGCGACGAAAGCAAG GTTTAAGAAAATGGGAAAAGGCTGCAATAGATGGGGTCTCTTTGGTTGCTGATGCTGCAGAACACTTGGAACGAACATCAATCGACAAAGATATGGATGTCCAAAAAG ACTTAGGCCCCACAAGATATTTAACAGGAAAGTCTCCACTTTCTCTACCCTCCTCTGGTGAGGTTCCTCTCAATGATGCCAACATGCTATTTTCTGCCAAGTTGAAACTTCAGTTGTTCCCAATTGATGAATCTACAAGAAGATCCTTGGAAGTG GACAAGCACAATCCGCATCTGGAACTTACTCTAAGTAATCGCAAGAAGATATCTTCTGTGCTGGAGCATCTCAACCGCAAATGGGGAAGTTCAAGTTGTGCATGTGGAGAGCTAATGCTGTTCCCTTACAATGCAAGGAAAGAAACTCTACCTTTGCATCAGAGGTGGACTAATGACTCATTTCTAAGCGCAGCAGAAGTGTATTCAATGGTTGGACGTCCCTCGCTTTTCCGCTTAAG GTATGGCTGGTTCGTCCAGGATGCATCAGGTTCTTTTATTTCTCAGGTTCCAACTTCAGCTTCTTATCCTTCACTCGAGGATAACATGAATGTGGATGATGCGAATGAGGTCAACATGCTCCTTACTGAATCAGGACCCTTATCTAAGCATTCAACTTCTGAGCAAGCAACATCTGTAGTATGTGCCGCGGGTGATCGTCCTGCCGAAACTAGAGATAATTATGAACCTGCTTCGGCTACTATTTCTCCATTTGAGCCTTTAAGCAGCGGTAATGCACTATCAGCAGGAGCATGGGCTGATAGTCTTACCAACATAAGTATAGGTGATCTACTCTCCGAAGCGCCTGATGACATAGATAGTGATTGTGTGGATCCACCCGCCAACGAGGGTTCACATTGCCTCCTTCGAGATGTCTCATTTGCCTCCGACTCTTTCGATGCTGCAATTGCTGCTCACATACTAAGACACCAGAACAAGCCAAGTGGTCTAGTATCGATGACTTGTGGCTCTTCATCTCTATGGGATGATGAAGATACACGTGATGCCTTCTCTTTCCAGAAGAACCGCCATGCAAAGTCTTCTCCTGGAGGTATTGGCAGAGTAAATGGAGAGCTTACTCAAGTAGTGGAG GCAAAATCTGGTGATGAGGGGCCTTGTAACCTTCCTGATCAGCAGGGAGATCCAATGGAAGAGGGTCCAACAGATCCTCATACGATTGACTCTCCAGGGAAGACCATTTATGGGCTTGCGGATGTTTATTGG CCGGACTCGTTAGGACCACTGGACCTAGACATTAGATCTTCAAAGTACACAGAAGATTTGAACCTCAGTGACAGCCTCGGGGGTTTGAGCCGTCTGATAGCGACTAGCCTTGATGCGTTTCAAAACTGTTCGCTTTTTGGATTCGACAGCAAGAAGGATAAGTCTAACATGGTCTGA
- the LOC108805964 gene encoding UDP-glycosyltransferase 86A1, translating to MERAKSRKPHAMMIPYPLQGHVIPFVHLAIKLASHGFTITFVNTDSIHHHISTARQGEAGDIFSEARSSGNLDIRYTTVSDGFPLEFDRSLNHDQFFEGILHVFPAHVDDLITKISLRGDDPPVTCLIADTFYVWSSMICDKHNLVNVSFWTEPALVLNLYYHLHLLISNGHFKSLDNREDVIDYVPGVKAIDPKDLMSYLQVSDKDVDTNTVVYRIIFKAFTDVKKADFVLCNTVQELEPGSLSALQANQPVYAIGPVFSTESVVPTSLWAESDCTEWLQGRPTGSVLYVSFGSYAHVGKKEIVEIAHGLLLSGLCFIWVLRPDIVGSDVPDFLPNGFMERAQGRGLVVQWCCQMAVISNPAIGGFLTHCGWNSILESVWCGLPLLCYPLLTDQFTNRKLVVDDWRIGINLCEKKIVTRDEVSVNVKRLMNEETSSEPRSNVEKVKRRIKDAVTSVGSSEVNFKSFVGEVGDRIEIRN from the exons ATGGAGAGAGCAAAGTCAAGAAAGCCGCATGCCATGATGATACCATACCCACTTCAAGGCCATGTCATCCCTTTTGTCCACTTAGCCATCAAACTCGCTTCTCATGGCTTCACCATCACTTTCGTCAACACTGACTCCATCCACCACCACATCTCCACCGCTCGCCAAGGTGAAGCCGGAGATATCTTCTCCGAAGCTCGCAGCTCCGGAAACCTTGACATACGTTACACCACAGTGAGCGATGGCTTCCCTTTGGAGTTTGACCGGTCGCTTAACCATGACCAATTCTTCGAAGGCATTCTCCACGTATTCCCTGCCCACGTCGATGATCTCATCACCAAAATCTCCCTCCGTGGTGATGATCCTCCGGTGACTTGCTTGATCGCCGACACGTTTTACGTTTGGTCATCTATGATTTGCGACAAACACAACCTTGTGAATGTCTCGTTTTGGACTGAACCTGCCTTGGTCCTTAATCTCTATTATCACTTGCATCTCCTCATATCCAACGGTCATTTCAAATCTCTTG ATAACCGTGAAGACGTGATCGATTACGTACCAGGAGTTAAGGCAATAGACCCAAAGGACTTGATGTCATATCTTCAAGTGAGCGACAAAGACGTAGACACGAACACTGTGGTCTACAGAATAATATTCAAGGCCTTCACAGACGTCAAGAAAGCCGACTTCGTTTTATGCAACACCGTTCAAGAGCTAGAACCAGGCTCTCTCTCGGCTCTACAAGCCAACCAGCCGGTTTACGCCATCGGTCCGGTTTTCTCAACCGAATCAGTTGTCCCCACAAGCCTGTGGGCCGAGTCAGATTGTACTGAGTGGCTCCAAGGCCGCCCCACGGGATCAGTTCTCTATGTTTCATTTGGTAGCTATGCACATGTTGGTAAGAAAGAGATTGTGGAGATAGCGCATGGGCTTTTGCTAAGTGGACTTTGTTTCATTTGGGTTTTACGTCCAGATATAGTTGGCTCTGACGTACCGGATTTTCTTCCAAATGGATTTATGGAGCGAGCCCAAGGTCGAGGCCTTGTGGTCCAATGGTGCTGTCAGATGGCAGTAATCTCAAACCCGGCCATTGGAGGATTTTTAACACACTGTGGATGGAATTCGATTCTAGAAAGCGTTTGGTGTGGTTTACCATTGTTGTGTTATCCGCTTTTAACCGATCAGTTCACGAACCGGAAACTTGTGGTGGATGATTGGCGCATTGGGATTAACCTttgtgagaagaagattgtCACAAGGGACGAAGTCTCGGTGAATGTTAAACGGTTGATGAATGAAGAGACTTCAAGTGAGCCGAGAAGCAACGTTGAGAAGGTTAAACGTCGTATTAAAGATGCGGTTACTAGCGTTGGATCTTCAGAGGTTAATTTTAAGTCATTCGTTGGTGAGGTCGGAGATAGAATAGAAATTAGAAACTAA
- the LOC108809297 gene encoding pentatricopeptide repeat-containing protein At2g36980, mitochondrial yields the protein MSVLFRLTSKVASLAKSGRIASARQVFDEMPERDTVAWNTMLTSYSRLGLHQEAISIFTHLRSSDAKPDGYSFTAILSTCASLRDVRFGTHIHSLVIRSCYNASLEVNNSLIDMYGKCSDTLSASKVFRDMCSDVRNEVTWCSLLFAYMNAGEFEAGVNVFDEMPKRVVHAWNIMISGHAQCGKIESCLRLFKEMLLESECEPDCYTFSSLMNAACADDSPSLVYGRMVHAVMVKNGWDSAVEARNSVLSFYAKVGCKDDAMKEFESIEVLTQVSWNSVIDACIKAGDTEKALEVFRLAPEKNIITWTTMISGYGKNGDGEKALRFFVEMMRSEVYSDHFAYGAALHVCSGLALLGQGRMIHGCLVHRGFQGYAYVGNALVNLYAKCGDINESNRAFGDIANKDLVSWNTMLFAFGVHGLADQALKLYEEMIASGLKPDKVTFIGLLTTCSHSGLVEEGCAVFKSMVKDYGVPLEVDHVTCMIDMFGRSGHLAEAKELATAYNNSNNNSSWEALLGACSTHWHTELGREVSKVLKIAKPSEEMSFVLLSNLYCSSGRWKEAEDVRREMAERGMKKTPGCSWIEVDNNVSAFVVGDCTSHPRIEELSETLSCLQYDMRN from the coding sequence ATGTCTGTTTTGTTTCGTCTTACATCAAAGGTCGCGTCTTTGGCCAAGTCAGGTCGTATAGCAAGCGCCCGCCaggtgttcgacgaaatgcctgAACGAGATACGGTGGCGTGGAACACAATGTTAACGAGCTATTCCCGGTTAGGTCTACATCAGGAAGCTATTTCGATCTTCACCCACTTGAGATCCTCCGACGCTAAGCCTGATGGTTACTCGTTTACAGCGATCTTGAGCACTTGTGCGAGCCTACGTGATGTTAGATTCGGGACACACATTCACTCTCTGGTTATCCGGTCTTGCTACAATGCCTCTTTGGAGGTGAACAACTCGCTTATTGACATGTATGGTAAGTGTTCTGACACTCTTAGCGCTAGCAAAGTGTTTAGAGATATGTGTAGTGATGTTAGAAATGAAGTAACTTGGTGCTCGCTTCTGTTTGCTTATATGAATGCTGGAGAGTTTGAAGCTGGTGTGAATGTTTTTGATGAAATGCCGAAAAGGGTTGTGCATGCGTGGAATATAATGATCTCTGGTCATGCCCAATGTGGAAAGATTGAATCTTGCTTGAGGCTATTCAAAGAGATGTTGCTTGAGAGTGAGTGTGAACCGGATTGTTATACGTTTAGTTCTCTGATGAATGCTGCTTGTGCTGATGATTCACCAAGTCTTGTTTATGGACGGATGGTTCACGCTGTTATGGTGAAGAACGGGTGGGACTCTGCGGTTGAGGCGAGGAACTCTGTGTTGAGTTTCTACGCAAAAGTAGGATGTAAAGATGATGCAATGAAAGAGTTCGAGTCTATTGAAGTTCTGACTCAGGTATCTTGGAACTCTGTTATCGACGCGTGTATAAAAGCAGGGGATACAGAGAAGGCTCTTGAGGTTTTTCGTCTAGCTCCTGAGAAAAACATCATTACTTGGACTACTATGATTTCAGGATACGGTAAGAACGGTGATGGAGAGAAAGCTCTGAGGTTTTTCGTTGAGATGATGAGATCTGAGGTGTATTCAGATCATTTTGCGTATGGTGCTGCCCTTCACGTGTGTTCAGGATTAGCCCTTTTAGGACAGGGGAGAATGATCCATGGTTGTCTGGTCCATCGTGGCTTTCAAGGCTATGCTTACGTTGGTAACGCTTTGGTTAATTTGTATGCCAAGTGTGGAGATATCAACGAATCAAACCGTGCGTTTGGTGATATAGCTAACAAGGATTTGGTGTCTTGGAACACGATGCTTTTCGCGTTTGGTGTGCACGGGTTAGCAGACCAAGCTCTAAAGCTCTATGAAGAGATGATAGCGTCAGGTCTTAAGCCAGATAAAGTAACATTCATTGGATTGCTGACAACTTGCAGCCATTCAGGACTTGTGGAGGAAGGATGCGCGGTTTTTAAATCCatggttaaagattatggagTCCCGTTGGAAGTAGATCATGTAACATGTATGATAGATATGTTTGGGAGAAGTGGACATCTAGCAGAAGCAAAGGAGCTTGCTACAGCTTATAacaatagtaataataatagttCATGGGAAGCTCTTTTGGGTGCTTGTTCTACGCATTGGCACACAGAGTTAGGAAGAGAAGTTAGCAAAGTTCTGAAGATAGCGAAACCAAGCGAGGAGATGAGTTTTGTTCTGTTGTCTAACTTGTACTGCTCGAGTGGGAGGTGGAAGGAAGCAGAAGATGTGAGGAGAGAAATGGCTGAACGAGGCATGAAGAAAACACCTGGATGTAGCTGGATTGAAGTAGATAACAATGTTTCAGCTTTTGTAGTCGGTGACTGTACTTCACACCCGCGCATTGAGGAGCTTTCTGAAACTTTAAGCTGTCTTCAATATGACATGAGAAATTAA
- the LOC108810491 gene encoding small polypeptide DEVIL 16, which translates to MAPEENSTYEPCKTFGQKCSHVVKKQRAKFYILRRCIVMLVCWRDNNNDRKES; encoded by the coding sequence ATGGCACCAGAAGAGAATAGCACGTACGAGCCTTGCAAGACTTTTGGGCAGAAGTGTAGTCATGTAGTGAAGAAACAAAGAGCCAAGTTTTATATTCTTCGCCGTTGTATCGTCATGTTAGTCTGCTGGCGTGATAACAACAACGACCGCAAGGAATCTTGA